A region of Nocardioides sp. JS614 DNA encodes the following proteins:
- the rpsS gene encoding 30S ribosomal protein S19, producing the protein MPRSLKKGPFVDDHLQKKVDAENAKGSHNVIKTWSRRSMIVPDMIGHTIAVHDGRKHVPVFVTDSMVGHKLGEFAPTRTYRGHVKEDRKGRRR; encoded by the coding sequence ATGCCTCGCAGCCTGAAGAAGGGTCCGTTCGTCGACGACCACCTGCAGAAGAAGGTGGACGCCGAGAACGCCAAGGGCTCTCACAACGTCATCAAGACCTGGTCGCGCCGGTCGATGATCGTGCCGGACATGATCGGTCACACGATCGCCGTGCACGACGGTCGCAAGCACGTGCCGGTCTTCGTGACCGACTCGATGGTCGGCCACAAGCTCGGGGAGTTCGCTCCCACCCGCACCTACCGCGGGCACGTCAAGGAAGACCGGAAGGGGCGTCGTCGATGA
- the rplC gene encoding 50S ribosomal protein L3, translating to MTIERNMKGLLGTKLGMTQVWDENNRVVPVTVIAAGTNVVTQVRTPATDGYNAIQVGYGEIDGRKVTKPQAGHFGKAGTTPRRHLVEIRTALAADYTVGQELAVDTFAAGEEIDVTGTSKGKGFAGTMKRHGFAGVSASHGAHRNHRKPGSIGACATPGRVFKGVRMAGRMGTDTVTTQNVTVHAVDTAKGLILLKGAVPGPKGGLVVLRSAAKSSLTSGKEV from the coding sequence ATGACAATCGAGCGCAACATGAAGGGCCTGCTGGGCACCAAGCTCGGCATGACCCAGGTCTGGGACGAGAACAACCGCGTCGTCCCCGTCACCGTGATCGCCGCGGGCACCAACGTGGTCACCCAGGTGCGGACGCCCGCCACCGACGGCTACAACGCCATCCAGGTCGGGTACGGCGAGATCGACGGCCGCAAGGTGACCAAGCCGCAGGCCGGTCACTTCGGCAAGGCCGGCACCACGCCGCGCCGCCACCTGGTCGAGATCCGCACCGCCCTCGCGGCCGACTACACCGTCGGCCAGGAGCTGGCCGTCGACACCTTCGCCGCGGGCGAGGAGATCGACGTGACCGGCACCAGCAAGGGCAAGGGCTTCGCCGGCACGATGAAGCGCCACGGCTTCGCCGGTGTCTCCGCCTCGCACGGTGCCCACCGCAACCACCGCAAGCCGGGCTCGATCGGCGCGTGCGCCACGCCGGGCCGCGTGTTCAAGGGCGTCCGCATGGCCGGCCGGATGGGCACCGACACGGTGACCACCCAGAACGTCACCGTGCACGCCGTGGACACTGCGAAGGGCCTGATCCTCCTCAAGGGTGCCGTTCCCGGCCCCAAGGGTGGCCTCGTGGTCCTCCGCTCGGCCGCCAAGAGCTCTCTCACGTCGGGCAAGGAGGTCTGA
- the rpsJ gene encoding 30S ribosomal protein S10 yields MAGQKIRIRLKAYDHEVIDTSARKIVDTVTRTGAKVAGPVPLPTEKNVYCVIRSPHKYKDSREHFEMRTHKRLIDIIDPTPKTVDSLMRLDLPAGVDIEIKL; encoded by the coding sequence ATGGCGGGACAGAAGATCCGCATCAGGCTCAAGGCCTATGACCACGAGGTGATCGACACCTCGGCGCGCAAGATCGTGGACACCGTCACCCGCACGGGTGCCAAGGTCGCCGGCCCGGTGCCGCTGCCGACCGAGAAGAACGTGTACTGCGTCATCCGCTCGCCCCACAAGTACAAGGACTCCCGCGAGCACTTCGAGATGCGCACCCACAAGCGCCTCATCGACATCATCGACCCCACGCCGAAGACCGTCGACTCGCTGATGCGCCTCGACCTGCCTGCCGGCGTCGACATCGAGATCAAGCTCTGA
- the rplD gene encoding 50S ribosomal protein L4, with amino-acid sequence MAEDNEKTTPAKKTAAKKTDAAKTTAAKKAAPAKKAAPAKKAAPAKKAAAPKAAKVDFPAEIFDVELNVPLIHQVVVAQQAAARQGTHATKTRGEVRGGGRKPYKQKGTGRARQGSTRAPQFAGGGTVHGPQPRSYDQRTPKKMKVAALRGALSDRARNDRIHVVESLITAEAPSTRTALAALSTLSERSRFLVVLERTDTVTWLSLRNAPEVHIVAVDQLNTYDVLASDDVVFTQGAYDAFVNGTAVSKPVPAEEAAK; translated from the coding sequence ATGGCTGAGGACAACGAGAAGACCACCCCCGCGAAGAAGACGGCTGCCAAGAAGACGGACGCTGCGAAGACGACCGCCGCGAAGAAGGCTGCTCCGGCCAAGAAGGCGGCGCCCGCGAAGAAGGCTGCCCCGGCCAAGAAGGCCGCCGCGCCGAAGGCCGCGAAGGTCGACTTCCCGGCCGAGATCTTCGACGTCGAGCTCAACGTCCCGCTGATCCACCAGGTCGTGGTGGCCCAGCAGGCCGCCGCCCGGCAGGGCACGCACGCCACCAAGACCCGCGGCGAGGTCCGCGGCGGTGGCCGCAAGCCCTACAAGCAGAAGGGCACCGGCCGCGCCCGCCAGGGCTCGACCCGCGCCCCGCAGTTCGCCGGCGGTGGCACCGTCCACGGCCCGCAGCCGCGCAGCTACGACCAGCGCACCCCCAAGAAGATGAAGGTCGCCGCCCTGCGCGGTGCCCTCTCCGACCGGGCGCGCAACGACCGGATCCACGTGGTGGAGTCGCTGATCACGGCAGAGGCCCCGTCGACCAGGACGGCCCTGGCCGCGCTGTCGACGCTCTCCGAGCGCTCGCGGTTCCTCGTGGTGCTCGAGCGCACCGACACCGTCACCTGGCTGTCGCTGCGCAACGCCCCCGAGGTGCACATCGTGGCGGTCGACCAGCTGAACACCTACGACGTGCTGGCATCCGATGACGTCGTCTTCACCCAGGGCGCCTACGACGCCTTCGTGAACGGCACCGCCGTGTCCAAGCCCGTCCCGGCCGAGGAGGCTGCGAAGTGA
- the rplB gene encoding 50S ribosomal protein L2, producing the protein MAIRKYKPTTPGRRGSSVADFVEITRTTPEKSLTRPLPKKGGRNNQGRITTRHQGGGHKRAYRLIDFRRYDKDGVPAKVAHIEYDPNRTARIALLHYVDGEKRYIIAPKDLTQGTRVESGPNADIKPGNNLPLRNIPVGTTIHCVELRPGGGAKIARSAGNSAQLVAREGSRATLRMPSGEMRFVDVRCRATVGEVGNAEQSNINWGKAGRMRWKGKRPTVRGVVMNPVDHPHGGGEGKTSGGRHPVSPWGQPEGRTRKRKASDSQIIRRRKTGKNKR; encoded by the coding sequence ATGGCAATCCGCAAGTACAAGCCGACTACCCCGGGCCGCCGCGGCTCGTCGGTCGCCGACTTCGTCGAGATCACCCGGACCACTCCGGAGAAGTCGCTGACGCGTCCGCTGCCCAAGAAGGGTGGCCGCAACAACCAGGGCCGGATCACCACCCGGCACCAGGGTGGCGGCCACAAGCGCGCCTACCGTCTGATCGACTTCCGTCGCTACGACAAGGACGGCGTCCCGGCCAAGGTCGCGCACATCGAGTACGACCCGAACCGCACCGCGCGGATCGCGTTGCTGCACTACGTCGACGGCGAGAAGCGCTACATCATCGCGCCGAAGGACCTGACGCAGGGCACCCGCGTGGAGTCGGGCCCGAACGCCGACATCAAGCCCGGCAACAACCTGCCGCTGCGCAACATCCCGGTCGGTACGACGATCCACTGCGTGGAGCTGCGTCCGGGTGGCGGCGCGAAGATCGCCCGCTCCGCCGGCAACAGCGCCCAGCTGGTCGCCCGTGAGGGCTCGCGTGCCACGCTGCGGATGCCGTCGGGCGAGATGCGGTTCGTGGACGTGCGCTGCCGCGCGACCGTCGGTGAGGTCGGCAACGCCGAGCAGTCCAACATCAACTGGGGCAAGGCCGGCCGGATGCGCTGGAAGGGCAAGCGCCCGACCGTCCGCGGTGTCGTCATGAACCCGGTCGACCACCCGCACGGCGGTGGCGAGGGCAAGACGTCGGGTGGTCGTCACCCGGTGTCCCCCTGGGGCCAGCCCGAGGGCCGCACGCGCAAGCGCAAGGCCAGCGACTCCCAGATCATCCGTCGTCGCAAGACCGGCAAGAACAAGCGCTGA
- the rplW gene encoding 50S ribosomal protein L23, with amino-acid sequence MSTLHKDHRDILLAPVVSEKSYGLLDANKYTFLVHPDANKTEIKIAVEKVFNVKVTSVNTINRPGKTRRTRNGLGKRKDTKRAIVSLAEGDRIDIFGGPVS; translated from the coding sequence GTGAGCACGCTCCACAAGGACCACCGCGACATCCTGCTCGCGCCGGTCGTGTCCGAGAAGAGCTACGGCCTCCTCGACGCGAACAAGTACACCTTCCTGGTGCACCCGGACGCCAACAAGACCGAGATCAAGATCGCGGTCGAGAAGGTGTTCAACGTCAAGGTCACCTCCGTCAACACGATCAACCGTCCGGGCAAGACGCGTCGGACCCGCAACGGGCTGGGCAAGCGCAAGGACACCAAGCGCGCGATCGTCAGCCTCGCTGAGGGCGACCGCATCGACATCTTCGGAGGTCCGGTCTCCTGA